In Streptomyces sp. SN-593, a single genomic region encodes these proteins:
- a CDS encoding helix-turn-helix transcriptional regulator: MDRSELADFLRRCRTRLSPADVGLSEGPRRRTPGLRREEVAQLAGMSTDHYTRLEQARGSHPSRQMLAAVARALRLSGDERDHLFHLAGEEPPRGGRPATEHVRPGLLLVLDRLTDTPAQVLSDIGDVLAQNAMAKALHGDASARPEAQRNITRRYFTDPAARDRFPAEDRDRAARAAVADLRATFARRPDDPRLTALVRELRQRSEEFAAMWDDHQVAVRRSDVKRLLHPVVGLLELDCEVLLNPEHDQRLVIYTARPGSESRERLELLRVVGLQQLTLG, from the coding sequence GTGGACCGATCCGAGCTGGCCGACTTCCTGCGCCGGTGCCGCACCCGCCTCTCCCCCGCCGACGTGGGGCTCTCCGAGGGGCCGCGGCGACGTACCCCCGGGCTGCGCCGCGAGGAGGTGGCGCAACTCGCCGGCATGTCCACCGACCACTACACGCGGCTGGAGCAGGCCCGGGGCTCGCACCCCTCGCGCCAGATGCTCGCCGCCGTCGCCCGGGCCCTGCGGCTGTCCGGTGACGAACGGGACCACCTCTTCCACCTCGCCGGGGAGGAGCCCCCGCGAGGCGGCCGCCCGGCCACGGAGCACGTCCGCCCCGGACTGCTGCTCGTGCTCGACCGGCTGACCGACACCCCCGCGCAGGTGCTGAGCGACATCGGCGACGTGCTGGCGCAGAACGCGATGGCCAAGGCGCTGCACGGCGACGCGTCCGCCCGGCCCGAGGCACAACGCAACATCACACGGCGCTATTTCACCGATCCCGCGGCCCGGGACCGCTTCCCGGCCGAGGACCGCGACCGCGCCGCCCGCGCGGCGGTGGCCGACCTGCGCGCCACGTTCGCCCGCCGTCCGGACGACCCGCGGCTGACCGCGCTGGTGCGCGAACTGCGGCAGCGCAGCGAGGAGTTCGCGGCGATGTGGGACGACCACCAGGTCGCCGTACGACGCAGCGACGTCAAACGCCTCCTGCACCCGGTGGTCGGACTGCTGGAACTGGACTGCGAGGTGCTGCTCAACCCGGAGCACGACCAGCGGCTGGTGATCTACACCGCCCGCCCCGGCAGCGAGTCCCGTGAGCGGCTGGAGCTGCTGCGGGTGGTCGGCCTCCAGCAGCTCACCCTCGGCTGA
- a CDS encoding SCP2 sterol-binding domain-containing protein, producing the protein MAALDDLDLEALDFGAVEPREFARIVKGLPGRRLAELMAGPQRRRVLDEVFGRMHTQFKPEAAGGRDALIRWRITGSGTEPGDGDDVYETHIAQGACTVTSERTDRTPQLSLTMAAPEFLRLVSGNASGPTLFFTRKLKVKGDIRLAGGLTYFFDIPRA; encoded by the coding sequence ATGGCCGCACTTGATGATCTCGACCTGGAGGCGTTGGACTTCGGGGCCGTGGAGCCGCGGGAGTTCGCCCGGATCGTGAAGGGGCTGCCCGGCCGCCGGCTCGCCGAGCTGATGGCCGGACCGCAGCGCCGGCGGGTGCTGGACGAGGTGTTCGGCCGGATGCACACCCAGTTCAAGCCCGAGGCGGCCGGCGGTCGGGACGCCCTGATCCGCTGGCGGATCACCGGCAGCGGCACCGAGCCGGGTGACGGCGACGACGTCTACGAGACGCACATCGCGCAGGGCGCCTGCACCGTGACCTCCGAACGCACCGACCGCACCCCGCAGTTGAGCCTCACCATGGCCGCGCCGGAGTTCCTCAGGCTCGTCTCGGGCAACGCCTCGGGCCCCACCCTGTTCTTCACCCGCAAGCTGAAGGTGAAGGGCGACATCCGGCTGGCGGGCGGCCTGACCTACTTCTTCGACATCCCCCGGGCGTGA
- a CDS encoding NUDIX domain-containing protein, translating into MTTDYAAYIASLPKILASANTLFRSADGRVLLVEPNYRDDGTWTLPGGTIESDQGENPRQGAHRETLEEIGLDVPPGALLAVDWIGGTGRPPLAIYLYDGGVLDDRQLAAIRLQEEELDSWRLVAPEDLEQYLYANGARRVRAGLAALAAGTGTVELVNGDPAVQAGPQGS; encoded by the coding sequence ATGACCACCGACTACGCCGCGTACATCGCCTCGCTGCCCAAGATCCTGGCCAGTGCCAACACCCTGTTCCGGTCCGCCGACGGCCGGGTGCTGCTGGTCGAGCCGAACTACCGGGACGACGGCACCTGGACGCTGCCGGGCGGCACCATCGAGTCGGACCAGGGCGAGAACCCGCGGCAGGGCGCCCACCGCGAGACGCTGGAGGAGATCGGCCTGGACGTGCCGCCCGGCGCGCTGCTCGCGGTCGACTGGATCGGCGGGACCGGGCGGCCGCCGCTGGCGATCTACCTGTACGACGGCGGGGTGCTCGACGACCGGCAACTGGCCGCGATCAGGCTCCAGGAGGAGGAACTGGACTCCTGGCGGCTGGTCGCGCCCGAGGACCTGGAGCAGTACCTGTACGCGAACGGCGCTCGCCGCGTCCGCGCCGGGCTGGCCGCGCTGGCGGCGGGCACCGGCACCGTGGAACTGGTCAACGGCGACCCGGCGGTGCAGGCCGGCCCGCAGGGGAGTTGA
- a CDS encoding glycerate kinase yields MSDARRRQAGHVLVAADKFKGSLTAVEVAAHVTAGLHQVAPGVTVTSLPVADGGDGTVDAAVAGGFERRTARVTGPLGEPVEAAYALRGDTAVVEMAEASGLRHLPPGVFAPLTATTYGTGELLRAALDAGARTVVLGVGGSATTDGGAGMLAALGARLLDAEGVPVAPGGAALAALATADLSGLDARLAGADIVLAGDVDNPLRGPQGAAAVYGPQKGASAQEVALLDGALGQYAAVLGAALGGGALAAADAPGAGAAGGMGYGALVGLRASFRPGIEVLLDVLGFAAALDRADLVITGEGSLDAQTLHGKAPVGVAAAARARGIEVVAVCGRLALSPGELAGAGISRAYPLAELEPDVRRCMAEAGPLLRRAAATLARDLLV; encoded by the coding sequence GTGTCCGACGCACGACGGCGGCAGGCGGGGCACGTCCTCGTCGCCGCGGACAAGTTCAAGGGCTCGCTGACCGCGGTCGAGGTGGCCGCCCACGTCACCGCCGGGCTGCACCAGGTCGCACCCGGTGTGACGGTGACGTCGCTGCCCGTGGCCGACGGCGGCGACGGCACGGTGGACGCGGCGGTCGCCGGCGGCTTCGAGCGCCGCACCGCGCGGGTGACCGGCCCGCTCGGGGAGCCGGTCGAGGCGGCGTACGCGCTGCGCGGGGACACCGCGGTGGTCGAGATGGCCGAGGCGTCCGGACTGCGGCACCTGCCTCCGGGGGTCTTCGCGCCGCTCACCGCCACCACCTACGGCACCGGTGAGCTGCTGCGCGCCGCGCTCGACGCCGGGGCCCGCACCGTCGTGCTCGGGGTCGGCGGCAGCGCCACCACCGACGGCGGCGCCGGCATGCTCGCCGCGCTCGGCGCGCGGCTGCTGGACGCCGAGGGCGTGCCCGTCGCGCCCGGCGGCGCCGCGCTCGCCGCGCTCGCGACCGCGGACCTGTCGGGGCTGGACGCGCGGCTGGCCGGAGCGGACATCGTGCTGGCCGGCGACGTGGACAACCCGCTGCGCGGGCCCCAGGGCGCCGCGGCGGTCTACGGGCCGCAGAAGGGCGCCTCCGCGCAGGAGGTGGCCCTCCTCGACGGTGCGCTCGGCCAGTACGCCGCCGTGCTCGGGGCCGCCCTGGGCGGCGGGGCGCTCGCCGCCGCCGACGCGCCCGGTGCCGGGGCGGCCGGCGGGATGGGCTACGGCGCCCTCGTCGGGCTGCGCGCGTCCTTCCGGCCCGGGATCGAGGTCCTCCTCGACGTCCTCGGGTTCGCCGCCGCGCTCGACCGGGCCGACCTCGTCATCACCGGCGAGGGCTCCCTCGACGCCCAGACGCTCCACGGCAAGGCGCCGGTCGGGGTCGCGGCGGCGGCCCGCGCCCGTGGGATCGAGGTGGTCGCGGTGTGCGGTCGGCTCGCCCTCTCGCCCGGGGAACTGGCGGGGGCCGGGATCTCCCGCGCCTACCCGCTGGCCGAGCTGGAGCCCGACGTCCGGCGCTGCATGGCCGAGGCGGGCCCGCTGCTGCGCCGCGCCGCCGCCACCCTCGCCCGGGACCTCCTCGTCTGA
- the pssA gene encoding CDP-diacylglycerol--serine O-phosphatidyltransferase: MTVTEHETHSNWVSEIEEQDDDLPLSTRLSIADALTLGNAICGFMAVYFTTTGVLVPHLMGHGDSAMSKHSAANAVTLMLMASVFDLFDGLVARKLRSSAMGAELDNLSDLISFGLAPAYFVVVWGIVTDDAHGKVAAAAAVLVVLAVVLRLARFSCTTLRDGVFQGMPSPFGAMTVVSLVLLELPFVPTVLAIVGVAWLMVSRVEYPKPRGRLALVTFCWTLVSMGCLAAWTLDIPGGHQLLQAGCALQCVAAATIPGFATTRRVNTFRANRRERATAR, from the coding sequence TTGACCGTGACTGAGCACGAGACGCACAGCAACTGGGTCAGCGAGATCGAGGAGCAGGACGACGACCTGCCCCTGTCCACCCGGCTGTCGATCGCGGACGCGCTGACGCTGGGCAACGCGATCTGCGGCTTCATGGCCGTCTACTTCACCACCACCGGCGTCCTCGTCCCGCACCTGATGGGGCACGGCGACAGCGCGATGTCCAAGCACAGCGCGGCCAACGCGGTGACGCTGATGCTGATGGCGTCGGTCTTCGACCTCTTCGACGGGCTGGTCGCGCGCAAGCTGCGCAGCTCGGCGATGGGCGCCGAGCTGGACAACCTCTCGGACCTGATCAGCTTCGGGCTCGCACCGGCCTACTTCGTCGTGGTGTGGGGCATCGTCACCGACGACGCGCACGGCAAGGTGGCCGCCGCCGCGGCGGTGCTCGTGGTCCTCGCGGTGGTGCTGCGGCTGGCCCGCTTCTCCTGCACCACGCTGCGGGACGGGGTCTTCCAGGGGATGCCGAGCCCGTTCGGGGCGATGACCGTGGTGTCGCTGGTGCTGCTGGAGCTGCCCTTCGTGCCGACCGTGCTGGCGATCGTCGGGGTGGCGTGGCTGATGGTGAGCCGCGTCGAGTACCCCAAGCCGCGCGGGCGGCTGGCGCTGGTCACGTTCTGCTGGACGCTGGTCAGCATGGGGTGCCTGGCCGCCTGGACCCTGGACATTCCCGGTGGGCACCAGCTCCTCCAGGCCGGATGCGCCCTCCAGTGCGTGGCCGCGGCCACGATTCCCGGGTTCGCGACCACCCGCCGGGTGAACACGTTCCGTGCCAACCGTCGTGAGCGCGCCACCGCGCGCTGA
- a CDS encoding phosphatidylserine decarboxylase — protein sequence MPHSQSSAPRRRVGLARGASPWLLPTAATAAVGLLRARRSGRWAAVAVPATVLTAGMLWFFRDPERKITEGGVVSPADGVVQSVMPWKDGRTRVAIFMSPLNVHVNRAPLSGTVTSVEHVPGGFVPAFNKESENNERVVWHFDTEIGDVEVIQIAGAVARRIVPYVPRGCKVEQGERIGLIRFGSRVDVYLPEGVGSAVEVGETMTAGVTRLDRD from the coding sequence ATGCCCCACAGCCAGTCCTCTGCACCTCGCCGCCGGGTCGGTCTCGCGCGCGGAGCGTCGCCTTGGCTCCTGCCGACCGCGGCCACGGCGGCCGTCGGCCTGCTGCGTGCCCGCCGCTCCGGACGCTGGGCCGCGGTGGCCGTCCCCGCCACCGTGCTCACGGCCGGCATGCTGTGGTTCTTCCGCGACCCAGAGCGGAAGATCACCGAGGGCGGGGTGGTCTCCCCCGCCGACGGCGTGGTCCAGAGCGTCATGCCGTGGAAGGACGGGCGCACCCGCGTCGCGATCTTCATGAGCCCGCTGAACGTCCACGTGAACCGCGCCCCGCTCAGCGGCACGGTCACCTCCGTCGAGCACGTCCCCGGCGGCTTCGTTCCGGCGTTCAACAAGGAGAGCGAGAACAACGAGCGGGTGGTCTGGCACTTCGACACCGAGATCGGTGACGTCGAGGTGATCCAGATCGCGGGCGCCGTGGCCCGGCGGATCGTGCCGTACGTGCCGCGCGGCTGCAAGGTCGAGCAGGGCGAGCGGATCGGGCTGATCCGCTTCGGCTCCCGGGTGGACGTCTACCTGCCGGAAGGCGTGGGCTCCGCGGTCGAGGTCGGCGAGACCATGACGGCTGGGGTGACGCGTCTTGACCGTGACTGA
- a CDS encoding acyl-CoA dehydrogenase family protein, which yields MADRLAQTDGLTDVQQEILATVRSFVDKEILPVATELEHQDAYPTEIVAGLKELGIFGLMIPEEYGGLGESLLTYALTVEEIARGWMSVSGIINTHFIVAYMIKQHGTQEQKDYFLPKMATGDVRGAFSMSEPGLGSDVSAIRTKAVREGDAYVLNGQKMWLTNGGSANLVAVLCRTDEGRPADAPAHRSMTTFLIEKEPGFGPNPKVSGLTVPGKIEKMGYKGVDTTELILQDVRIPADRVLGGTGGRGFYQMMDGVEVGRVNVAARGCGVARRAFELGISYAQQRSTFGRPIAQHQAIQFKLAEMATKVEAAHQLMVNAARKKDSGERNDLEAGMAKYLASEYCKEVVEDAFRIHGGYGFSKEYEIERLYREAPMLLIGEGTAEIQKMIIGRRLLEEYRVQG from the coding sequence ATGGCCGACCGCCTCGCGCAGACCGATGGCCTGACCGACGTCCAGCAGGAGATCCTCGCCACGGTGCGCTCCTTCGTCGACAAGGAGATCCTGCCGGTCGCGACCGAGCTGGAGCACCAGGACGCCTACCCGACCGAGATCGTCGCGGGCCTGAAGGAGCTGGGCATCTTCGGTCTGATGATCCCCGAGGAGTACGGCGGGCTCGGCGAGTCGCTGCTGACCTACGCCCTCACGGTGGAGGAGATCGCCCGCGGCTGGATGAGCGTGTCCGGCATCATCAACACGCACTTCATCGTCGCCTACATGATCAAGCAGCACGGCACGCAGGAGCAGAAGGACTACTTCCTGCCGAAGATGGCCACCGGCGACGTACGCGGAGCGTTCTCGATGTCGGAGCCGGGGCTCGGCTCCGACGTGTCCGCGATCCGCACGAAGGCGGTCCGGGAGGGCGACGCCTACGTCCTCAACGGCCAGAAGATGTGGCTCACCAACGGCGGCTCGGCCAACCTCGTGGCCGTGCTGTGCCGCACCGACGAGGGCCGGCCGGCGGACGCGCCCGCGCACCGGTCGATGACCACCTTCCTGATCGAGAAGGAGCCGGGCTTCGGCCCGAACCCGAAGGTCTCCGGGCTGACCGTGCCCGGCAAGATCGAGAAGATGGGGTACAAGGGCGTCGACACCACCGAGCTGATCCTCCAGGACGTCCGCATCCCGGCCGACCGGGTGCTCGGCGGGACCGGCGGCCGCGGCTTCTACCAGATGATGGACGGCGTCGAGGTGGGCCGGGTGAACGTCGCCGCGCGCGGCTGCGGGGTCGCCCGCCGCGCCTTCGAGCTGGGCATCTCCTACGCGCAGCAGCGGTCCACCTTCGGCCGGCCGATCGCGCAGCACCAGGCGATCCAGTTCAAGCTGGCCGAGATGGCCACCAAGGTCGAGGCCGCCCACCAGCTCATGGTGAACGCCGCCCGCAAGAAGGACTCCGGCGAGCGGAACGACCTGGAGGCGGGCATGGCCAAATATCTCGCCTCCGAGTACTGCAAGGAGGTCGTCGAGGACGCCTTCCGCATCCACGGCGGGTACGGCTTCTCCAAGGAATACGAGATCGAGCGGCTGTACCGCGAGGCTCCCATGCTGCTGATCGGCGAGGGGACCGCCGAGATCCAGAAAATGATCATCGGGAGGCGGCTGTTGGAGGAGTACCGTGTCCAAGGATGA
- a CDS encoding MaoC family dehydratase, which translates to MQFGRTYEEFEVGAVYRHWPGKTVTEYDDHLFCLLTMNHHPLHLDAHYAGNTTDFGRNVVVGNYVYSLLLGMSVPDVSGKAIANLEVESLRHVAPTFHGDTVYGETTVLGKRPSKSKDDRGIVEVETRGYKQDGTLVCVFRRKVMVPTAAYVEERGGEQPGRPEPAGTDAGTATGTDAGTDSRGGK; encoded by the coding sequence GTGCAGTTCGGGCGCACCTACGAGGAGTTCGAGGTCGGCGCGGTCTACCGGCACTGGCCCGGCAAGACGGTCACCGAGTACGACGACCACCTCTTCTGCCTCCTCACCATGAACCACCACCCGCTCCACCTGGACGCGCACTACGCCGGGAACACCACGGACTTCGGCCGCAACGTGGTGGTCGGCAACTACGTCTACTCGCTGCTGCTGGGCATGTCCGTGCCCGACGTGTCGGGGAAGGCGATCGCCAACCTGGAGGTCGAGTCGCTGCGGCACGTGGCACCCACCTTCCACGGCGACACCGTCTACGGCGAGACGACCGTGCTCGGCAAGCGGCCGTCGAAGTCGAAGGACGACCGCGGCATCGTCGAGGTGGAGACCCGCGGCTACAAGCAGGACGGCACCCTGGTCTGCGTCTTCCGCCGCAAGGTGATGGTGCCGACCGCCGCGTACGTCGAGGAGCGCGGGGGCGAGCAGCCCGGCCGCCCCGAACCCGCCGGCACCGATGCCGGCACCGCCACCGGCACCGATGCCGGCACCGACTCCCGGGGAGGGAAGTGA
- a CDS encoding protein meaA has translation MTYHQNPQADATKTAPPEASEPGRQRDRPWLMRTYAGHSSAEASNALYRRNLAKGQTGLSVAFDLPTQTGYDPDHVLALGEVGRVGVPISHLGDMRRLFEDIPLERMNTSMTINATAMWMLALLQVVAEEQGADIATLQGTTQNDIVKEYLSRGTHVFPPGPSLRLTTDMITYAVNHIPKWNPINICSYHLQEAGATPVQEIAYAMSTAIAVLDAVFASGRIPEERHGDVVARISFFVNAGVRFVEEMCKMRAFGRIWDDVTRERYGVRNPRQRRFRYGVQVNSLGLTEAQPENNVQRIVLEMLAVTLSKDARARAVQLPAWNEALGLPRPWDQQWSLRIQQVLAHESDLLEYDDIFAGSHVVEAKVGELVEQATAEMAHIAELGGVMAAVESGYLKSQLVASHAERRARIESGAEKIVGVNIHESTEPNPLTADLDRAIMTVDPAGEARVVAALHDWRLSRDQPRVDKALVTLRGAAAGAENLMPATLECARAGVTTGEWASALRDVFGEFRAPTGVSGAPVAVSAEASGELADVRRKVAATAAELGGGRLRLLVGKPGLDGHSNGAEQIAVRARDAGFEVVYQGIRLTPEQIVSAAVAEDVHCVGLSILSGSHAALVPDVLGRLRRAGVDDIPVIVGGIIPAADAADLRAAGVAAVFTPKDFGITGIIGRIVDEIRRANKLEV, from the coding sequence ATGACGTACCACCAGAACCCGCAGGCCGACGCGACGAAAACGGCACCCCCGGAGGCGAGCGAGCCGGGAAGGCAGCGCGACCGGCCGTGGCTGATGCGGACCTATGCCGGGCACTCCAGCGCCGAGGCGTCCAACGCGCTGTACCGGCGGAACCTCGCCAAGGGGCAGACCGGTCTGTCGGTGGCGTTCGACCTGCCGACGCAGACCGGCTACGACCCCGACCACGTGCTGGCCCTCGGCGAGGTCGGCCGGGTCGGCGTGCCGATATCCCATCTGGGCGACATGCGGCGGCTGTTCGAGGACATCCCGCTGGAGCGCATGAACACCTCGATGACGATCAACGCCACCGCGATGTGGATGCTCGCGCTGCTCCAGGTCGTCGCCGAGGAGCAGGGCGCCGACATCGCCACGCTCCAGGGCACCACGCAGAACGACATCGTCAAGGAGTACCTGTCCCGCGGCACCCACGTCTTTCCGCCCGGCCCCTCGCTGCGGCTGACCACGGACATGATCACGTACGCGGTGAACCACATCCCCAAGTGGAACCCGATCAACATCTGCAGCTACCACCTCCAGGAGGCCGGGGCGACCCCGGTCCAGGAGATCGCGTACGCGATGTCCACCGCGATCGCCGTGCTGGACGCGGTGTTCGCGTCCGGCCGGATCCCGGAGGAGCGGCACGGCGACGTGGTCGCGCGGATCTCGTTCTTCGTGAACGCGGGCGTCCGGTTCGTCGAGGAGATGTGCAAGATGCGCGCCTTCGGCCGGATCTGGGACGACGTCACCCGCGAGCGGTACGGGGTGCGGAACCCCAGGCAGCGCCGTTTCCGGTACGGCGTGCAGGTCAACTCGCTCGGACTCACCGAGGCCCAGCCGGAGAACAACGTCCAGCGCATCGTGCTGGAGATGCTGGCCGTCACGCTGTCGAAGGACGCCCGCGCCCGCGCGGTGCAACTGCCCGCCTGGAACGAGGCGCTGGGCCTGCCCCGGCCCTGGGACCAGCAGTGGAGCCTGCGCATCCAGCAGGTGCTGGCGCACGAGAGCGACCTGCTGGAGTACGACGACATCTTCGCCGGCAGCCACGTGGTCGAGGCGAAGGTCGGCGAACTGGTCGAGCAGGCCACCGCGGAGATGGCGCACATCGCCGAACTGGGCGGCGTGATGGCCGCGGTGGAGTCCGGTTACCTCAAGTCGCAACTGGTCGCCTCGCACGCGGAGCGGCGGGCGCGGATCGAGTCCGGCGCGGAGAAGATCGTCGGCGTCAACATCCACGAGTCCACCGAGCCCAACCCGCTCACCGCGGACCTGGACCGGGCGATCATGACGGTGGACCCGGCGGGCGAGGCCCGGGTGGTGGCCGCGCTGCACGACTGGCGGCTGTCCCGGGACCAGCCGCGGGTGGACAAGGCGCTCGTCACCCTGCGGGGCGCCGCGGCCGGTGCGGAGAACCTGATGCCCGCCACCCTGGAGTGCGCGCGGGCCGGGGTGACGACCGGCGAGTGGGCCTCGGCGCTGCGCGACGTGTTCGGCGAGTTCCGCGCGCCCACCGGGGTGAGCGGCGCCCCGGTCGCGGTGAGCGCCGAGGCGAGCGGCGAACTCGCGGACGTACGGCGGAAGGTGGCCGCGACCGCGGCCGAACTCGGCGGCGGACGGCTGCGGCTGCTGGTCGGCAAGCCGGGCCTGGACGGGCACTCCAACGGCGCCGAGCAGATCGCGGTGCGCGCCCGCGACGCCGGCTTCGAGGTGGTCTACCAGGGGATCAGGCTGACCCCCGAGCAGATCGTCTCCGCGGCGGTCGCCGAGGACGTGCACTGCGTGGGCCTGTCGATCCTGTCCGGGTCGCACGCGGCCCTGGTGCCGGACGTGCTCGGCCGGCTGCGGCGGGCCGGGGTGGACGACATCCCGGTGATCGTCGGCGGCATCATCCCGGCCGCGGACGCGGCGGACCTGCGGGCGGCCGGCGTGGCGGCCGTCTTCACGCCGAAGGACTTCGGCATCACCGGGATCATCGGCCGGATCGTGGACGAGATCCGCCGAGCGAACAAGCTGGAGGTATGA
- the ccrA gene encoding crotonyl-CoA carboxylase/reductase: protein MTTSSTREVLDVIQAPDATAADFAALPLPASYRAVTVHKDEAGMFAGLESRDKDPRKSLHLDEVPVPELGPGEALVAVMASSVNYNSVWTSIFEPVSTFGFLERYGRTSPLAARHDLPYHVIGSDLAGVVLRTGPGVNKWHPGDRVVAHCLSVELESADGHDDTMLDPEQRIWGFETNFGGLAEIALVKANQLMPKPAHLSWEEAAAPGLVNSTAYRQLVSRNGAGMKQGDNVLIWGASGGLGSYATQFALAGGANPVCVVSSPQKAEICRRMGAEAVIDRSAEGYRFWKDDRHQDPREWKRFGGRIRELTGGEDVDIVFEHPGRETFGASVYVARKGGTIVTCASTSGYTHEYDNRYLWMSLKRIVGSHFANYREAWEANRLIAKGRIHPTLSRTYRLEDTGQAAYDVHRNLHQGKVGVLALAPREGLGVTDPELRARHLPAINRFKDA from the coding sequence ATGACGACGAGTTCCACGAGGGAAGTCCTGGACGTGATCCAGGCACCGGATGCCACCGCCGCCGACTTCGCGGCCCTGCCGCTGCCCGCGTCGTACCGGGCGGTGACCGTGCACAAGGACGAGGCGGGGATGTTCGCCGGACTGGAGTCCCGCGACAAGGACCCGCGCAAGTCGCTCCACCTGGACGAGGTCCCGGTGCCCGAACTCGGCCCGGGAGAGGCCCTGGTGGCCGTCATGGCCAGCTCGGTCAACTACAACTCGGTGTGGACCTCGATCTTCGAGCCGGTCTCCACCTTCGGCTTCCTGGAGCGGTACGGCCGCACCTCGCCGCTCGCCGCCCGGCACGACCTGCCCTACCACGTGATCGGCTCCGACCTGGCCGGCGTGGTGCTGCGCACCGGTCCCGGCGTGAACAAGTGGCATCCCGGCGACCGGGTGGTGGCGCACTGCCTGAGCGTCGAACTGGAGTCGGCCGACGGCCACGACGACACCATGCTCGACCCGGAGCAGCGGATCTGGGGCTTCGAGACGAACTTCGGCGGGCTGGCGGAGATCGCGCTGGTCAAGGCGAACCAGCTGATGCCCAAGCCGGCGCACCTGTCCTGGGAGGAGGCCGCCGCACCCGGGCTGGTCAACTCCACCGCCTACCGGCAGCTGGTCTCCCGCAACGGCGCCGGCATGAAGCAGGGCGACAACGTGCTCATCTGGGGCGCGAGCGGCGGACTGGGGTCGTACGCCACGCAGTTCGCGCTGGCCGGCGGCGCCAACCCGGTCTGCGTGGTCAGCAGCCCGCAGAAGGCCGAGATCTGCCGGCGGATGGGCGCCGAGGCGGTCATCGACCGGTCGGCCGAGGGGTACCGGTTCTGGAAGGACGACCGGCACCAGGACCCGCGCGAGTGGAAGCGTTTCGGCGGCAGGATCAGGGAGTTGACCGGCGGCGAGGACGTCGACATCGTCTTCGAGCACCCCGGCCGCGAGACGTTCGGCGCGTCGGTCTACGTCGCGCGCAAAGGGGGGACCATCGTCACCTGCGCCTCCACCAGCGGCTACACCCACGAGTACGACAACCGCTACCTGTGGATGAGCCTGAAGCGGATCGTCGGCTCGCACTTCGCCAACTACCGCGAGGCGTGGGAGGCCAACCGCCTGATCGCCAAGGGGAGGATCCACCCGACGCTGTCGAGGACCTACCGGCTGGAGGACACCGGCCAGGCCGCGTACGACGTGCACCGCAACCTCCACCAGGGCAAGGTCGGCGTGCTCGCGCTCGCCCCGCGCGAGGGCCTGGGCGTCACCGACCCCGAGCTGCGCGCCCGCCACCTGCCGGCCATCAACCGCTTCAAGGACGCGTGA
- a CDS encoding TetR family transcriptional regulator has protein sequence MPQSVKSATETASGRRAAAQRQRVRQDIASAAMRLFATQGYEATTVDEIAASAGVARRTFFRHFRSKEEAIFPDHDDTLVRVQAVLDSADPHEHPLDTVCRGITEVLRMYANMPEVSVERYRLTREVPTLREREIASVARYERLFTRYLLGHFDEGAHRDGDDDPLLAEVAASAVVAAHNHVLRRWLRADGKGDVEAQLDHAFDVIKATFGTGIGAGRIPSRAGTGGTTAVSRQGEVVVAVARTDASPAEILRSIEEVLRKA, from the coding sequence ATGCCCCAGAGTGTGAAGTCCGCCACCGAGACCGCGAGCGGCCGCCGCGCGGCCGCCCAGCGCCAACGGGTACGGCAGGACATCGCGTCAGCGGCCATGAGGCTGTTCGCGACCCAGGGCTACGAAGCCACCACCGTCGACGAGATCGCCGCCAGCGCCGGGGTGGCCCGGCGCACCTTCTTCCGGCACTTCCGGTCGAAGGAGGAGGCGATCTTCCCGGACCACGACGACACCCTGGTCCGGGTGCAGGCGGTGCTGGACTCCGCCGATCCGCACGAACACCCGCTGGACACGGTCTGCCGCGGCATCACCGAGGTGCTGCGGATGTACGCGAACATGCCCGAGGTGTCGGTCGAGCGCTACCGGCTGACCCGTGAGGTGCCCACCCTGCGGGAGCGGGAGATCGCCTCGGTGGCCCGGTACGAGCGACTGTTCACCCGCTACCTGCTGGGCCACTTCGACGAGGGGGCGCACCGCGACGGCGACGACGACCCGCTGCTCGCGGAGGTCGCCGCCTCCGCGGTGGTGGCCGCCCACAACCACGTGCTGCGGCGCTGGCTGCGGGCGGACGGCAAGGGCGACGTCGAGGCGCAGCTCGACCACGCCTTCGACGTGATCAAGGCGACCTTCGGCACCGGGATCGGGGCGGGGCGGATACCCTCCCGGGCCGGCACCGGCGGCACCACGGCCGTCTCCCGGCAGGGCGAGGTGGTGGTCGCGGTGGCCCGCACGGACGCCTCCCCAGCGGAGATCCTGCGCAGCATCGAGGAGGTGCTGCGCAAGGCGTAG